The proteins below are encoded in one region of Bremerella sp. P1:
- a CDS encoding ABC transporter ATP-binding protein, whose translation MPPTIRCHDLVKTYPGKPPVEAVRGLDLEVHPGECFGLLGPNGAGKTTTIEILEGLLSPTSGDVEVLGKRWGGSGEEEIRQRIGISLQETRLSEKLTVHETIALFRSFYNQGITPDEALGLVSLHEKSNARISSLSGGQKQRLAVACALVGDPLLVFLDEPTTGLDPQSRRQLWDVIRDLRDGGRTIMLTTHYMDEAERLCDRVAVVDHGKVIALGSPRDLITRLGGDQVIEFRVKEDGPKLSAESFGSLPGVHSTFFDAGTIVLHVKEIHAALPAVMDKLRADQVELAQLTTRQASLEDVFVTLTGRHLRDGGE comes from the coding sequence ATGCCTCCCACGATTCGCTGCCACGACCTCGTTAAGACTTATCCTGGCAAGCCGCCGGTCGAAGCCGTTCGAGGGCTCGACTTGGAAGTTCACCCTGGCGAATGCTTTGGATTGCTGGGACCCAACGGGGCCGGCAAGACAACCACGATCGAGATACTTGAGGGACTGTTATCCCCAACCAGCGGTGATGTCGAAGTGCTGGGCAAACGCTGGGGTGGAAGCGGGGAAGAAGAGATCCGTCAGCGGATCGGTATTTCGCTGCAAGAGACTCGTCTGAGCGAAAAGCTGACCGTGCATGAAACGATCGCGCTGTTTCGGAGCTTCTACAACCAAGGCATCACGCCAGACGAAGCTTTGGGTTTGGTCTCGCTGCATGAAAAGTCGAATGCCCGAATCAGTAGTCTTTCCGGCGGCCAGAAGCAACGGCTGGCGGTCGCGTGTGCTTTGGTGGGTGATCCGCTCCTTGTCTTTCTCGACGAACCGACCACTGGCCTCGATCCCCAATCGCGTCGTCAGCTATGGGATGTCATTCGGGATCTGCGAGATGGCGGCCGCACGATCATGTTGACCACGCATTACATGGACGAGGCCGAACGGCTGTGCGATCGCGTCGCAGTGGTCGATCATGGGAAAGTCATCGCCCTGGGTTCACCACGAGATTTGATTACCCGCCTGGGAGGTGACCAGGTGATTGAGTTCCGCGTGAAGGAGGACGGCCCCAAGCTTTCAGCGGAATCTTTTGGTTCGCTGCCGGGAGTGCATTCGACCTTTTTTGACGCCGGGACGATCGTGTTGCACGTGAAAGAAATACACGCCGCGCTACCTGCGGTCATGGATAAGCTTCGTGCCGACCAAGTCGAGCTGGCCCAACTAACGACACGGCAGGCTAGCCTGGAAGATGTGTTCGTCACACTCACCGGTCGTCACTTGCGGGACGGAGGAGAATAG
- a CDS encoding ABC transporter permease — translation MAWSIRPLMQLVIARAKEFFREPEAIFWVYGFPILMTVALGVAFREQPEQTFRVEVIGPQAEVVRTALKEDSRFRLGDSGEVAAKERLRTGRTDLVVTASGSKQFDYLFVPTRPESQLARNEVDLILQMASGRVDAAQVTSTKLDMPGGRYIDFLVPGLLGMGLMGGGLFGVGFVVVDMRMRKLLKRFLATPMRKTDFLASLMISRLIFMVPEVLILLVFAWLVFGVQIAGNPLTVIFFILLGAVSFAGLGLLIACRAKTLETVSGLMNLVMLPMWVLSGIFFSRERFPDFLQPAIRLLPLTALNDALRGVMLEGTGLFSLAHEIIVLVLWGVVSFVVALRFFRWH, via the coding sequence ATGGCCTGGTCAATCCGTCCTCTTATGCAGCTGGTTATTGCTCGGGCGAAAGAATTCTTCCGCGAACCAGAAGCCATTTTCTGGGTGTATGGTTTCCCGATTCTGATGACGGTGGCCTTGGGTGTCGCCTTCCGCGAACAGCCTGAGCAGACGTTCCGCGTAGAAGTCATCGGTCCGCAGGCGGAGGTCGTTCGCACGGCGCTCAAGGAGGATTCGCGTTTTCGTTTAGGGGACAGCGGCGAAGTCGCTGCGAAAGAACGGCTGCGCACCGGGCGAACCGATTTGGTGGTCACGGCCAGCGGTTCGAAGCAGTTCGACTACTTGTTTGTACCCACGCGTCCGGAAAGCCAACTGGCGCGAAACGAAGTCGACCTGATCCTGCAAATGGCCTCCGGTCGAGTCGACGCGGCACAGGTAACTTCGACCAAGCTCGATATGCCTGGCGGTCGGTACATTGATTTCCTGGTGCCTGGGCTTTTGGGCATGGGGCTGATGGGCGGCGGTCTGTTTGGCGTTGGCTTTGTGGTGGTCGATATGCGCATGCGGAAACTGCTCAAGCGGTTCCTGGCCACCCCGATGCGCAAGACTGATTTCCTGGCCTCGTTGATGATTAGCCGTTTGATCTTCATGGTGCCAGAAGTGCTTATCCTGCTGGTCTTTGCCTGGCTGGTCTTTGGCGTGCAGATTGCAGGCAATCCGCTAACGGTCATCTTCTTCATTCTGCTGGGCGCGGTCAGCTTTGCCGGGCTGGGGCTTTTGATTGCCTGTCGGGCGAAGACGTTAGAGACGGTTTCCGGACTGATGAACCTGGTGATGCTGCCGATGTGGGTCCTTTCCGGCATCTTCTTTAGCCGCGAGCGCTTTCCCGACTTCCTCCAACCGGCGATTCGGCTTCTTCCGCTGACCGCTTTGAACGACGCCTTGCGGGGTGTGATGCTGGAAGGAACAGGGCTGTTTTCGTTAGCGCATGAAATAATCGTCCTGGTTCTGTGGGGCGTCGTTTCGTTCGTGGTCGCGCTCCGCTTCTTCCGGTGGCACTAG
- a CDS encoding RNA recognition motif domain-containing protein, with protein sequence MKKKLYVGNLPYSYTGTDLENLFGEYGPVAYVSVISDRETGRSRGFGFVEMDNDQDATAAIDALNGFDCDGRKLVVNEAREREGRPGGGGGGGHRGGGGGRGGDRGGYRGGR encoded by the coding sequence GTGAAGAAGAAATTGTACGTAGGGAATCTCCCTTACAGCTACACCGGTACCGACTTGGAAAACCTTTTCGGTGAGTACGGTCCTGTTGCTTACGTCAGCGTCATTTCCGATCGTGAAACGGGCCGTTCGCGCGGTTTCGGTTTCGTCGAAATGGACAACGACCAAGACGCTACGGCTGCCATCGACGCCCTGAACGGTTTCGATTGCGATGGTCGTAAGCTGGTTGTTAACGAAGCTCGCGAACGCGAAGGTCGTCCAGGCGGCGGCGGTGGCGGCGGTCATCGTGGCGGCGGCGGTGGTCGCGGCGGCGATCGCGGTGGATACCGTGGCGGTCGCTAA
- a CDS encoding prolyl oligopeptidase family serine peptidase: MKLSRVFCLSLLLLFPLTVALQAAEEKPATQSEESYELADGKEIDFLLYLPKEYEQQAKWPLVLFLHGAGERGDDLSLVKKHGPPKLIENGKEFPFIVVSPQCPKGTWWVTEDVVALMKHIMQIHNVDKERVYITGLSMGGRGTWQVAGAMSDEVAAIAPICGPSDVAVVEKIAHLPIWVFHGAKDSVVKISHSEDMVKLLKEKGNEPKFTIYPEANHDSWTETYNNEELYEWLLSHKLQTEKE, encoded by the coding sequence ATGAAATTGTCACGCGTATTTTGTCTGTCTTTGCTCCTCCTGTTCCCACTGACGGTTGCCCTCCAGGCCGCCGAAGAAAAGCCGGCGACCCAGTCGGAAGAGTCATATGAGCTTGCTGATGGGAAGGAAATCGACTTCCTGCTGTATCTACCTAAGGAATATGAACAGCAAGCGAAGTGGCCCCTGGTCCTGTTCCTGCATGGGGCCGGCGAACGGGGAGACGACTTATCGCTCGTCAAGAAACACGGCCCACCCAAGCTGATTGAAAACGGGAAGGAGTTTCCCTTCATCGTGGTATCGCCCCAATGTCCCAAGGGCACGTGGTGGGTGACCGAAGATGTTGTGGCCCTGATGAAACACATCATGCAGATCCACAATGTCGACAAGGAACGTGTCTACATCACCGGTCTGAGCATGGGGGGCCGTGGAACGTGGCAAGTCGCTGGTGCGATGTCAGACGAAGTCGCGGCGATCGCTCCGATCTGTGGACCATCGGATGTTGCCGTGGTCGAGAAGATCGCGCATCTGCCGATCTGGGTTTTCCATGGCGCGAAGGATTCGGTCGTGAAGATCTCACATTCCGAGGACATGGTGAAGCTGCTGAAGGAAAAGGGCAACGAGCCCAAGTTCACGATCTATCCAGAAGCCAATCACGATAGCTGGACCGAAACGTACAACAACGAAGAGCTGTACGAGTGGCTGTTGTCGCACAAGCTGCAGACAGAAAAAGAGTAG
- a CDS encoding diacylglycerol/lipid kinase family protein, with product MKICTLFNGRSGGAQVIGPQVKQLAERDGFCWIPIDQLQDDEELIDVLKAEKPDRVILVGGDGTISRSLSTLSSPPGLQFGIIPTGTGNDLARSLDIPLSDVEAAWDLAVNGEAKAMDILETSIDEPKLLMNAVTAGIGGVVAEEIQTETKERYGALAYWMSAFSVLSDPPVFRIRLKLDQGEVIEEEAYAFCVANGRCAGGGFVIAPTAQLNDGKIHVTVLPALSTIELFESGINFVLTNEDAERRIVTYDAQEVQFEASPDVPCSLDGEKATFASMKFRIVPGARMVVGGPGAAFGENA from the coding sequence ATGAAAATCTGTACGCTCTTCAACGGCCGATCCGGCGGAGCCCAAGTGATCGGCCCACAGGTCAAACAGCTCGCAGAGCGTGATGGGTTTTGTTGGATCCCGATCGATCAACTCCAAGATGACGAGGAGTTGATCGACGTGCTCAAGGCGGAAAAGCCTGATCGGGTCATTCTTGTCGGCGGTGATGGTACGATTTCTCGCTCGCTAAGCACTCTCTCTTCGCCACCCGGTCTTCAGTTCGGTATCATTCCGACGGGAACTGGTAACGACCTGGCACGTTCGTTGGATATTCCACTCAGCGATGTCGAAGCCGCTTGGGATCTGGCCGTCAACGGCGAGGCCAAAGCGATGGACATTCTCGAAACGTCCATCGACGAGCCCAAGCTTCTGATGAATGCGGTCACGGCCGGTATCGGGGGTGTTGTCGCCGAAGAAATTCAAACCGAAACGAAAGAGAGATATGGAGCACTGGCCTACTGGATGTCGGCGTTCTCCGTACTTTCCGATCCGCCTGTCTTTCGCATTCGTTTGAAGCTCGATCAAGGCGAGGTGATTGAAGAAGAGGCCTACGCTTTCTGCGTGGCCAACGGTCGTTGTGCCGGCGGAGGTTTTGTCATCGCCCCGACTGCCCAACTGAACGATGGCAAGATCCATGTGACCGTCTTACCGGCGCTTTCGACGATTGAACTATTCGAGTCAGGCATCAATTTCGTGCTGACCAACGAAGACGCCGAACGAAGGATTGTTACCTACGACGCTCAAGAGGTGCAGTTCGAAGCCTCGCCTGATGTTCCTTGTAGCCTGGATGGCGAGAAGGCTACCTTCGCGTCGATGAAGTTCCGCATCGTACCAGGTGCCCGAATGGTGGTGGGCGGTCCTGGTGCCGCGTTTGGTGAGAACGCCTGA
- a CDS encoding 3-keto-disaccharide hydrolase, with the protein MTMHRSLSLSLLMALTCVVALQAEDKKTTEPKGEWIQLFNGKDLTGWVPKVRYHEAGENPGNTFRVEDGLLTVSYADGYEDGFNETFGHLFYEKPFSNYRLRVEYRFIGDQCKGGPGWAFRNSGVMIHGESPQDMGKDQNFPASIEVQLLGGRETGSRPTANLCTPGTHVVMDGKLFKPHCINSSSETYRGDRWVTCEIEVHGNGTIKHIMDGDVVIEYEKSQLDPGNGSISEPDHTKMLIEKNGGDVMLSGGTISLQSESHPVQFRKVEIMLLDE; encoded by the coding sequence ATGACTATGCACCGGTCCTTGTCTCTTTCGTTGTTGATGGCTTTGACATGTGTGGTCGCGCTTCAAGCGGAAGACAAGAAAACGACTGAGCCCAAAGGGGAATGGATTCAGCTCTTCAACGGGAAAGACCTGACCGGCTGGGTTCCGAAAGTCCGGTACCACGAAGCAGGCGAAAACCCCGGCAACACGTTTCGCGTCGAAGACGGCCTGCTGACCGTTTCGTATGCCGATGGCTATGAAGACGGCTTCAACGAAACGTTCGGTCACCTGTTCTACGAAAAGCCGTTCAGCAACTATCGCCTGCGAGTGGAATACCGCTTCATCGGCGACCAATGCAAAGGTGGTCCAGGTTGGGCCTTCCGCAATAGCGGCGTGATGATTCATGGTGAATCGCCGCAGGACATGGGCAAGGATCAAAACTTCCCCGCTTCCATCGAAGTGCAACTTCTCGGTGGAAGGGAAACCGGCAGCCGCCCCACCGCCAATCTGTGCACCCCAGGCACGCACGTGGTGATGGATGGCAAGTTGTTCAAGCCCCACTGCATTAACAGCTCGTCGGAAACCTACCGTGGCGATCGCTGGGTCACTTGCGAAATCGAAGTTCACGGCAACGGAACGATCAAACACATCATGGATGGCGACGTTGTTATCGAATATGAAAAGTCGCAACTCGATCCGGGTAACGGATCCATTTCGGAACCAGATCACACGAAGATGTTGATCGAAAAGAATGGCGGCGACGTCATGCTTTCCGGGGGAACGATTTCGCTGCAATCGGAAAGCCACCCGGTTCAGTTCCGTAAAGTTGAAATCATGTTGCTGGACGAGTAA